The genomic DNA AACAGCTCATACGGTATATATAGATTCTATTAATAAAGAAATTATTAAGAAGAGTAGCATTAAATATGTGCTTGATGGACGTAATGCGTTTGATACGGAAATGTTTAGAAACGTAGATGTTAGGTACTCCGGAATAGGTAAAAACTTAAAATAGGTACTCATTTCTTTAAAGAAATGATGCGACCGATAACCTTCGAAGATCTTTCGGGCGATGTTTGTGGAACTAGCACTCATACTACCGATATTCTTCATCCGGCCATCAAAGTAGTCAAGGAAGGGCCTGCATCGGCTCCAGCAGGCGGCAAAGTCACCTACAACTTCAGCGTTACAAACACAGGTGATACAACTTTGTCGATTGAATCGGTTATAGACGATATTGCCGGAGTGGGTACTTACGTATCAGGCGACACCAACTCAAATGCTAAGCTAGATGCCGGTGAGATCTGGCTGTACCAAGCGCAGTACATGGTACCATCTAGCCAAACCGCCAATGTTAATAACACAGTGGTTGTCTGCGTTAGGGACGGCTTGCAGCTACAGGTTTGCAGTAGCGACAAGCACAGCTTGACTATTCCAAAAGTTCTAGGACTTCAAACTACAGGGCATGGCACGACAGCGCAGCTAGTCTGTGGACTGTCGATAATCTTTGCTGTTAGTTTGTTGCTAGCCACGCGCAAAATCAAAACAGATCGATAAATCCTAAAACGCAAAAAAGAAAAGCCCCAGCATTGGCCGGGGCTTTTCTGGTATAATTATTTATAAGATGTCGAAATTAACTCTGGATGAAGTTTTTCATTTGGCCAAATTGGCTCGCCTCAAATTGTCTGAAGATGAAGCGCTACATTTTAAGGACGAGTTAAGCGCAATTTTGAGCTACGTCGAGATGCTGAATAACGTTGATGTTGGCGACCTTATGCCGACTTATCAGGTGACTGGCTTACAAAATGTGACCAGGCCAGACGTAGTCGATACTAATCAAACCTTAAAAGCCGACCTGTTCAAAAACCTTCCGGCTACCCAAGATGACCAGATCAAGGTTAAAAGGATGATTGTATGAGCGGGCTGGCCAATACTGTTAGCGATGATGACGGA from Candidatus Saccharibacteria bacterium includes the following:
- the gatC gene encoding Asp-tRNA(Asn)/Glu-tRNA(Gln) amidotransferase subunit GatC, producing the protein MSKLTLDEVFHLAKLARLKLSEDEALHFKDELSAILSYVEMLNNVDVGDLMPTYQVTGLQNVTRPDVVDTNQTLKADLFKNLPATQDDQIKVKRMIV